In the Elioraea tepida genome, one interval contains:
- a CDS encoding hybrid sensor histidine kinase/response regulator, whose translation MDDLLKDFLTETAESLAELDTALIRLEQAPDDAETLALIFRLVHTIKGTCGFLGLARLEKVAHAAENVLGRFRDGSMPVTTGAISVVLRAIDRIKTIVADLERTGSEVPGDDGDVIEALNRLLSGEQVAQPTAQTPAAPAQADRPAAQTQTAEPDTQPDQTRDVTETLAAKQTIRVGVDVLEDLMTLVSELVLTRNQLLQLSRTHENNPFTVPLQRLSHITSDLQDGVMKTRMQPIGNAWNKFPRLVRDLAHEMGKKIELSMIGAETELDRQVLELIKDPLTHMVRNSVDHGLERPEERRAAGKPETGRLVLNAFHEGGHIIIQISDDGRGLNTARIREKAVAQGLATEAEVAAMPDSEVHQFIWRAGFSTAAAVTAVSGRGVGMDVVKTNIEKIGGTIELRSVEGQGTTFTIKIPLTLAIVAALVVQAGGERFAIPQISVVELVRTGGGSDATIERINETPVLRLRDRLLPLVDLRQLLGLASEGERTADAGSGAFIIVCKVGVQVFGLIVDRVFDTEEIVVKPVAPILRHITLFSGNTILGDGSVIMILDPNGIARAVGIGTRGGGDREEIAVATAEATAESERTALLLFRAGGAEPKAVPLGLVARLEEAPAESIERANGALVMQYRGRLMPLVPIDEAFSASAMKERHPVLVFNEGERSVGLIVDEILDVVEDRLRVELAADRPGFLGTATIAGRATEVLDTGHWLRRAYPDWFMKRSAGQAEARRRVLALDDSAFFRQLLVPVLGAAGYEVTVVDSAASALKLRDRGDMFDAIVSDIEMPEMDGIAFVSEVRRGGAWASLPVIALTSRVSEADIARGHAAGFSDYVAKFDRDAVLRALEQALSVREVEAV comes from the coding sequence ATGGACGACCTGCTCAAGGATTTCCTCACCGAGACGGCAGAGAGCCTCGCCGAGCTCGACACCGCCCTGATCCGGCTCGAGCAGGCGCCGGATGACGCCGAGACGCTCGCCCTGATCTTCCGCCTTGTCCACACGATCAAGGGCACCTGCGGCTTCCTCGGCCTCGCCCGTCTCGAGAAGGTGGCGCACGCCGCGGAGAACGTGCTCGGGCGTTTCCGCGACGGGTCGATGCCCGTCACCACCGGGGCCATCTCGGTGGTTCTGCGCGCGATCGACCGGATCAAGACGATCGTCGCCGACCTCGAACGCACCGGCTCGGAGGTTCCTGGCGACGACGGCGACGTCATCGAGGCGCTGAACCGACTGCTCTCGGGCGAGCAGGTGGCGCAACCGACCGCCCAGACGCCCGCGGCTCCGGCGCAGGCGGATCGCCCGGCCGCCCAGACGCAGACAGCCGAGCCCGACACGCAGCCCGATCAGACCCGCGACGTGACGGAGACGCTCGCGGCAAAGCAGACCATCCGCGTTGGTGTCGACGTGCTCGAGGATCTGATGACGCTCGTGAGCGAACTCGTGCTCACGCGCAACCAGCTCCTGCAGCTATCGCGCACGCACGAGAACAATCCCTTCACCGTGCCGCTGCAGCGCCTCTCGCACATCACCTCCGACCTGCAGGACGGGGTGATGAAGACGCGCATGCAGCCGATCGGCAATGCCTGGAACAAGTTCCCCCGGCTTGTGCGCGACCTTGCGCACGAGATGGGCAAGAAGATCGAGCTCTCGATGATCGGGGCCGAGACGGAGCTCGACCGGCAGGTGCTCGAGCTGATCAAGGACCCGTTGACGCACATGGTGCGCAACAGCGTCGACCATGGCCTCGAACGGCCGGAGGAGCGACGCGCCGCCGGCAAGCCGGAGACGGGGAGGCTCGTGCTGAACGCCTTCCACGAGGGCGGGCACATCATCATCCAGATCAGCGACGACGGCCGCGGCCTCAACACGGCGCGGATTCGCGAGAAGGCGGTGGCGCAAGGGCTCGCGACCGAGGCCGAGGTCGCCGCCATGCCTGACAGCGAGGTGCACCAGTTTATCTGGCGCGCCGGCTTCTCGACCGCCGCCGCCGTCACCGCCGTGTCCGGCCGCGGCGTCGGCATGGACGTGGTCAAGACCAACATCGAGAAGATCGGCGGCACGATCGAGCTGCGATCTGTGGAGGGCCAGGGCACCACCTTCACGATCAAGATCCCGCTCACGCTTGCGATCGTCGCCGCCCTCGTGGTTCAGGCGGGCGGCGAGCGGTTTGCCATCCCGCAGATCAGCGTGGTCGAGCTTGTGCGCACCGGCGGCGGATCGGACGCGACGATCGAGCGGATCAACGAGACACCGGTGCTGCGCCTGCGCGACCGGCTCCTGCCGCTCGTCGATCTGCGCCAGCTGCTCGGGCTTGCGTCCGAGGGCGAGCGGACGGCTGATGCCGGCTCGGGCGCGTTCATCATCGTCTGCAAGGTCGGCGTGCAGGTATTCGGGCTGATCGTCGACCGCGTGTTCGACACCGAGGAGATCGTGGTCAAGCCTGTGGCGCCGATCCTGCGCCACATCACCCTGTTCTCGGGCAACACGATCCTCGGCGATGGCAGCGTGATCATGATCCTCGATCCGAACGGGATCGCGCGCGCCGTCGGGATCGGAACCCGCGGCGGCGGCGATCGCGAAGAGATCGCCGTCGCCACCGCCGAGGCCACCGCCGAGTCAGAGCGGACGGCGCTGCTCCTGTTCCGTGCCGGCGGGGCGGAGCCGAAGGCGGTGCCGCTCGGCCTTGTGGCGCGGCTTGAGGAGGCGCCGGCCGAGTCGATCGAGCGGGCCAACGGCGCGCTCGTGATGCAGTATCGCGGCCGGCTGATGCCGCTCGTCCCGATCGACGAGGCGTTCTCGGCATCCGCCATGAAGGAGCGCCATCCGGTGCTCGTGTTCAACGAGGGCGAACGGTCGGTCGGGCTGATCGTCGACGAGATACTCGACGTGGTGGAGGACAGGCTCCGCGTCGAGCTCGCCGCCGATAGGCCGGGCTTCCTCGGCACAGCGACCATCGCTGGACGCGCCACCGAGGTGCTCGACACGGGGCATTGGCTTCGCCGCGCCTATCCCGACTGGTTCATGAAGCGATCGGCCGGACAGGCGGAGGCTCGACGCCGCGTTCTCGCGCTCGATGACAGCGCCTTCTTCCGGCAGCTCCTCGTGCCGGTGCTCGGGGCAGCCGGCTACGAGGTGACCGTGGTGGACAGTGCTGCCTCGGCGCTCAAGCTTCGTGATCGTGGCGACATGTTCGACGCCATCGTCTCCGACATCGAGATGCCGGAGATGGACGGCATCGCCTTCGTGTCGGAGGTGCGGCGCGGCGGCGCCTGGGCGAGCCTGCCGGTGATCGCGCTGACGAGCCGGGTCTCGGAGGCCGACATCGCCCGCGGCCATGCCGCCGGATTCTCCGACTATGTGGCGAAGTTCGACCGGGACGCGGTGCTGCGTGCGCTCGAGCAGGCGCTCTCGGTCCGGGAGGTGGAGGCAGTCTGA
- a CDS encoding aspartate/glutamate racemase family protein: MDDRTVRVASVAPGGKSIYGAPLGILMLEARFPRIPGDMGNGLTWPFPVLFRVVRGASPERVVLEGARGLLESFLAAAEDLIDLGAEAITTNCGFLSIFQAEMAARLRVPVATSSLMQVPMVQATLPPGRRVGIITVSAASLTPAHLDAAGVPRDTPIAGTEGGREFFRVLIKGEKQDLDVALAAADILEAGRDLVARHPEVGAIVLECTNMPPYAHLLRAELGLPVYDIYSFIAWFHAGLRPRAFGPPADLGGAFGR, encoded by the coding sequence ATGGACGATCGGACGGTGCGGGTGGCCTCAGTCGCGCCCGGCGGCAAGAGCATCTACGGGGCGCCGCTCGGCATCCTGATGCTCGAGGCGAGGTTCCCCCGCATTCCGGGGGACATGGGCAACGGCCTCACCTGGCCCTTTCCCGTCCTGTTCCGCGTCGTTCGCGGCGCGAGCCCGGAACGCGTCGTGCTCGAGGGAGCGCGCGGCCTGCTCGAGTCCTTCCTCGCCGCCGCCGAGGACCTCATCGACCTCGGCGCCGAGGCGATCACGACCAACTGCGGCTTTCTCAGCATCTTCCAGGCGGAGATGGCCGCACGGCTCAGGGTTCCGGTCGCGACCTCGAGCCTGATGCAGGTGCCGATGGTGCAGGCCACGCTGCCGCCCGGCCGGCGCGTCGGCATCATCACCGTCTCCGCCGCGTCGCTCACGCCCGCGCATCTCGACGCCGCCGGCGTGCCGCGCGACACACCGATCGCCGGCACCGAAGGAGGGCGCGAGTTCTTCCGCGTGCTGATCAAGGGCGAGAAGCAGGACCTCGACGTGGCGCTCGCCGCCGCCGACATCCTCGAGGCGGGTCGTGATCTGGTCGCACGCCACCCCGAGGTGGGGGCGATCGTGCTCGAGTGCACGAATATGCCGCCCTATGCGCATCTGCTTCGGGCGGAGCTCGGCCTGCCCGTGTATGATATCTACTCCTTCATCGCCTGGTTCCATGCCGGCTTGCGGCCGCGCGCGTTCGGCCCGCCGGCCGATCTCGGCGGCGCGTTCGGGCGCTGA
- a CDS encoding L-2-amino-thiazoline-4-carboxylic acid hydrolase, protein MDAATLRAQLAGQMANRALIYLELFETLSSELGAARAEALLARAIRSRGRAVGEAFKRFGPADLAGLKDAFLASLPGGTELFKPEVKRCDAEKLEIQFHACPLKAAWIAAGVPEQKLATLCRIAGAIDNGTFEAAGFTIENRTWQPGREGCCNLHITPGPTA, encoded by the coding sequence ATGGATGCGGCGACGCTGCGTGCCCAGCTGGCTGGCCAGATGGCGAATCGCGCCCTGATCTATCTCGAGCTGTTCGAGACCCTGTCTTCTGAGCTCGGCGCGGCGCGGGCCGAGGCGCTGCTCGCCCGGGCGATACGGTCCCGCGGCCGGGCGGTCGGCGAAGCCTTCAAGCGCTTCGGCCCGGCCGATCTTGCCGGGCTCAAGGACGCCTTCCTCGCCTCGCTCCCCGGCGGCACGGAGCTCTTCAAGCCAGAGGTGAAGCGCTGCGATGCCGAGAAGCTCGAGATCCAGTTCCATGCCTGCCCGCTGAAGGCGGCGTGGATCGCGGCCGGCGTGCCTGAGCAGAAGCTCGCCACACTCTGCCGGATCGCCGGTGCGATCGACAACGGCACCTTCGAGGCTGCGGGCTTCACGATCGAGAACCGCACCTGGCAGCCAGGGCGCGAGGGGTGCTGCAACCTCCACATCACGCCCGGGCCGACGGCCTGA
- a CDS encoding branched-chain amino acid ABC transporter permease → MFDRFDIFFVQQLVNGFSLGLVYALVAIGFTLIFGVLNVVNFAHGEVYMLGAYAGLLALLFLAPPWAALLLIALAAGIVAGVTLERVAFKPFRRFRDEASLKSKAMRESTLLSSLAVSIIVRESMEKTFGADMQPIPRAYANALQEPILFGELAVASGQLAILAAAVVMFIALQAILYRTRVGLSIRAVAANPLGAQYVGVNVDRTVIATFAIGSGMGAVAGILIGLYQGTIFPAMGFAPGVKAFVAMVMGGLNSIPGAVICAVVLGVSEAVATEFFSQGWADLVAYLFLVATLVFFPTGLLGAGRDRV, encoded by the coding sequence GTGTTCGACCGCTTCGACATCTTCTTCGTCCAGCAGCTGGTCAACGGCTTCTCGCTCGGCCTCGTCTATGCGCTGGTCGCGATCGGCTTCACCCTGATCTTCGGCGTGCTTAACGTCGTTAACTTCGCCCATGGCGAGGTGTACATGCTCGGCGCCTATGCCGGGCTCCTGGCGCTCCTATTCCTTGCCCCTCCTTGGGCGGCGCTCCTCCTGATCGCACTCGCCGCCGGCATTGTCGCGGGTGTGACGCTCGAACGCGTCGCCTTCAAACCGTTCCGCCGCTTCCGCGACGAGGCGTCGCTCAAGTCGAAGGCGATGCGCGAAAGCACGCTCCTCTCCTCTCTCGCGGTGTCGATCATCGTGCGGGAGTCAATGGAGAAGACCTTCGGCGCCGACATGCAGCCGATCCCGCGCGCCTACGCGAACGCGCTGCAGGAGCCGATCCTCTTCGGCGAGCTCGCCGTAGCCTCCGGCCAGCTCGCGATCCTCGCCGCCGCCGTGGTGATGTTCATCGCGCTTCAGGCGATCCTCTACCGCACACGGGTCGGCCTCTCGATCCGGGCGGTCGCCGCGAACCCGCTCGGCGCGCAATATGTCGGCGTCAACGTCGACCGCACCGTGATCGCGACCTTCGCGATCGGCTCAGGGATGGGCGCGGTCGCCGGGATCCTGATCGGGCTCTACCAGGGAACGATCTTCCCGGCGATGGGGTTCGCCCCGGGCGTGAAGGCCTTCGTCGCGATGGTGATGGGAGGGCTCAACTCGATCCCGGGTGCGGTGATCTGCGCCGTCGTGCTCGGCGTCTCGGAGGCGGTGGCGACCGAGTTCTTCTCCCAGGGCTGGGCCGACCTCGTCGCCTATCTCTTCCTCGTCGCAACACTCGTGTTCTTCCCAACCGGCCTGTTGGGCGCGGGGCGAGACCGTGTCTGA
- a CDS encoding 2-hydroxychromene-2-carboxylate isomerase — MAEAIQYFHSLSSPWAYLGGQRLHEIAARYRVAIVCRPITVLTENGGILLRTRPEPRQRYHALELDRWRRYLGMELNLTPRHYPTDPKPAGLVVIAAQRAGYDAARLSHAFLRALWAEEEDTKDAAVLARIADREGMFGSALVAASSAPEVEAEWEENRREAIAAGMFGTSNYV; from the coding sequence GTGGCGGAGGCGATCCAGTACTTCCACTCGCTTTCGAGCCCCTGGGCCTATCTCGGCGGGCAGCGACTTCACGAGATCGCGGCACGCTACCGTGTCGCGATCGTCTGCCGCCCGATCACCGTCCTGACCGAGAATGGCGGCATCCTGCTCCGCACCCGGCCGGAGCCGCGGCAACGCTACCACGCGCTCGAGCTCGACCGCTGGCGGCGCTACCTCGGCATGGAGCTGAACCTCACCCCGCGCCACTACCCGACCGACCCGAAGCCCGCAGGCCTCGTCGTCATCGCCGCGCAGCGGGCGGGGTATGACGCCGCGCGGCTCTCCCATGCCTTCCTCCGCGCCCTCTGGGCAGAGGAGGAGGACACGAAGGACGCGGCCGTTCTGGCCCGGATCGCCGATCGCGAGGGCATGTTCGGGTCTGCTCTCGTCGCCGCCTCCTCCGCCCCCGAGGTCGAGGCAGAGTGGGAGGAGAACCGCCGCGAGGCCATCGCCGCCGGAATGTTCGGCACGTCGAACTATGTCTAG
- a CDS encoding branched-chain amino acid ABC transporter permease: MSEPAPSGRGVRPLPLAVAAFVFVLLPLGLSLAGSGYLFRLAVVTLIFAILALSMQLITGVAGLLSLGHAAIYGVGAYTAAILATRLGLDAALTIPLSGLVSGLVGIALALPTMRLVSIYFAVATLGLGEMIYVTLLNWVSFTKGPLGIGAIPPLRPLGIDLSGPLATYLFVAVITAFAAVVVHRCAHSYYGNALRAVREDDQCADAMGLNVVRLKIEVFAIACFLAGLAGALWAHTTGYVNPADFRFAESILILAMVVVGGLGSVPGAIIGAALLLLLPEALRSVGEVRILMVGAVMFLCILFLPKGLFGEVSALDLARRQFGAAWQPERGLGWR; this comes from the coding sequence GTGTCTGAGCCCGCACCCTCTGGGCGAGGCGTCCGCCCCTTGCCGCTCGCGGTCGCGGCCTTCGTGTTCGTCCTCCTGCCCCTTGGCTTAAGCCTTGCCGGCTCGGGCTACCTGTTCCGCCTCGCGGTGGTGACGCTGATCTTTGCGATCCTCGCCCTCTCGATGCAGCTGATCACCGGCGTGGCTGGTCTGCTCAGCCTCGGCCACGCGGCAATCTACGGTGTGGGGGCCTACACCGCCGCTATTCTCGCGACACGGCTCGGGCTCGATGCGGCGCTGACCATACCCCTTTCCGGCCTCGTCTCGGGCCTTGTCGGCATCGCGCTTGCGCTGCCGACGATGCGGCTTGTCTCGATCTATTTCGCGGTCGCCACGCTCGGCCTCGGCGAGATGATCTATGTGACGCTCCTGAACTGGGTGTCCTTCACCAAGGGGCCGCTCGGCATCGGCGCCATCCCGCCGTTGCGGCCGCTCGGGATCGATCTCTCGGGCCCGCTTGCCACCTATCTCTTCGTCGCCGTCATCACCGCATTCGCCGCGGTGGTCGTGCATCGCTGCGCGCACAGCTACTATGGAAACGCGCTCCGCGCCGTGCGGGAGGACGACCAGTGCGCCGACGCGATGGGGCTCAACGTGGTGCGGCTCAAGATCGAGGTGTTTGCGATCGCCTGCTTCCTCGCCGGGCTTGCCGGAGCGCTCTGGGCGCACACCACAGGTTACGTGAACCCGGCCGATTTCCGTTTCGCCGAGAGCATCCTGATCCTCGCGATGGTCGTGGTCGGGGGCTTGGGCAGCGTTCCGGGGGCGATCATCGGTGCCGCACTCCTGCTTCTCCTTCCCGAGGCGCTTCGCTCCGTCGGCGAGGTGCGCATCTTGATGGTGGGAGCGGTGATGTTCCTCTGCATCCTGTTCCTGCCAAAGGGGCTGTTCGGCGAGGTCTCGGCGCTCGATCTCGCACGGCGGCAGTTCGGCGCTGCGTGGCAGCCCGAGCGTGGTCTCGGCTGGCGTTGA
- a CDS encoding amidohydrolase family protein, translating into MPEPQRGDLVIRGGLVADAAHPLAEARDILVRDGVIVTIGPPGIAVPEGTAAFDASGLLLHPGLVNGHTHSHGFLGRGIGDRWTLELLLAASPWVSGGRTMDDIALSATIGAAELALKGCTAVLDMVGELPLPTEEGLDAVASAYDRVGLRAVIAPLVADRTLYQAIPPLAEALPGELREEVARLALPPWDRTFDALVRLVRGWRWSGRGIGFGLGPTIPTHCDDAFLRACARLAGEHGLPLTMHVAESKVQAVIGGRTYGRSLVRHLDALGLIGPRFIAAHAIWLDDEDRAILAARGASIIHNPSSNMKLGNGLFAMREALDAGITVGLGTDTCSCGDNLNMYEAMRLASLLSKVQGPDPAAWVSAEEAYRAGTEGSARALGLPGIGRIEEGALADIVFLDLGHPNWMPHRWTVNQLVHGEDGTAVRHVCVGGRFIVRDGRLTTVDLDSLRSKAEEHRQRHERATRHERALFERLAPIVARVGPALAAEPLSVRRYLSDRGPF; encoded by the coding sequence ATGCCTGAACCGCAGCGCGGCGACCTCGTCATCCGCGGCGGCCTGGTCGCCGACGCCGCGCACCCGCTCGCCGAGGCGCGCGACATCCTGGTGCGCGACGGGGTGATCGTCACGATCGGCCCTCCCGGCATCGCGGTGCCCGAGGGAACGGCGGCCTTCGACGCCTCCGGCCTGCTCCTGCATCCAGGCCTCGTGAACGGCCACACGCATTCGCACGGCTTCCTCGGGCGGGGCATCGGCGACCGCTGGACGCTCGAGCTCCTGCTCGCCGCCTCGCCCTGGGTCTCGGGCGGCAGAACGATGGACGACATCGCGCTCAGCGCGACCATCGGCGCGGCCGAGCTTGCGCTCAAGGGCTGCACCGCGGTGCTCGACATGGTGGGCGAGCTGCCGCTGCCGACCGAGGAGGGGCTCGATGCCGTCGCCTCGGCGTATGACCGCGTCGGCCTCCGCGCCGTGATCGCGCCTCTGGTGGCTGACCGCACCCTCTACCAGGCGATCCCGCCGCTTGCGGAAGCGCTGCCGGGGGAGCTGCGCGAGGAGGTCGCACGGCTCGCCCTGCCGCCCTGGGACAGGACCTTCGACGCGCTCGTGCGCCTCGTGCGCGGCTGGCGCTGGTCAGGCCGCGGCATCGGCTTCGGCCTCGGCCCCACCATCCCGACGCATTGCGATGACGCCTTCCTGCGCGCCTGCGCCCGGCTTGCCGGCGAGCATGGCCTGCCGCTGACCATGCACGTGGCCGAAAGCAAGGTGCAGGCAGTGATCGGCGGCCGAACCTACGGCCGAAGCCTCGTCCGCCACCTCGACGCGCTCGGGCTCATCGGCCCCCGCTTCATCGCCGCGCACGCGATCTGGCTCGATGACGAGGACCGCGCGATCCTCGCCGCCCGGGGCGCCTCTATCATCCACAACCCGAGCTCCAACATGAAGCTCGGCAACGGCCTGTTCGCGATGCGCGAGGCGCTCGATGCCGGGATCACGGTCGGGCTCGGCACAGACACCTGCAGCTGCGGCGACAACCTCAACATGTATGAGGCAATGCGCCTCGCCTCGCTGCTCTCGAAGGTGCAGGGCCCCGACCCGGCTGCCTGGGTGTCGGCAGAGGAGGCCTATCGTGCCGGCACGGAGGGTTCTGCGCGGGCGCTCGGCCTTCCCGGCATCGGCCGGATCGAGGAGGGCGCGCTGGCCGACATCGTCTTCCTCGATCTCGGCCACCCGAACTGGATGCCGCACCGCTGGACAGTGAACCAGCTGGTCCATGGCGAGGACGGAACGGCGGTGCGGCACGTCTGCGTCGGCGGGCGCTTCATCGTGCGCGACGGCCGGCTCACCACGGTCGATCTCGACTCGCTGCGCAGCAAGGCCGAGGAGCACCGGCAGCGGCACGAGCGCGCGACGCGGCACGAACGTGCCCTGTTCGAGCGCCTTGCGCCGATCGTCGCCCGGGTCGGTCCGGCGCTTGCCGCAGAGCCCCTTTCGGTGCGGCGCTATCTTTCGGATCGCGGGCCCTTTTGA
- a CDS encoding ABC transporter substrate-binding protein, with protein sequence MTTTRRTLLIATAALPFAGAAHGQTRTITIGYQLPLTGEFSQYGERFRNSALMALEAFNRSGRIPAQVNIVFEDTRSDPREAVAVARKFVDNREIVAVLGDFSSSASIQAGRVYAEAGMPQLSQTASHPDFVKISPWQFRNITTQAYEGPHVARWMASQGVKRVAVVAIQNDWGQSVVSNFADAFRALGGEVVATQMYNPGNREFRAILTDIARARPDAIYLGMFYEDGAAFLQQRRQLNIRVPVYGTSSMYEPKLIELAGPGAEGLFLSTSFMSESPEPAVRAYVEEYRRRYRSEPNMFSAQAFDAVNIMLEAIARAWPDVTRQRVRDELAKTKDFPGVTGVTTFDPETREPSKTLARMQIQDGKFTLLRD encoded by the coding sequence ATGACCACGACACGCAGAACCCTGCTGATCGCAACCGCGGCCCTTCCCTTCGCCGGCGCCGCGCATGGGCAGACACGCACGATCACGATCGGTTACCAGCTCCCGCTGACAGGCGAGTTCAGCCAATACGGCGAGCGGTTCCGCAACTCGGCGCTGATGGCGCTCGAGGCCTTCAATCGCTCTGGACGGATTCCGGCCCAGGTGAACATCGTGTTCGAGGACACGCGGTCGGATCCGCGCGAGGCCGTGGCGGTGGCGCGGAAGTTCGTCGACAACCGTGAAATCGTCGCCGTGCTCGGCGACTTCTCCTCCTCCGCCTCGATCCAGGCCGGTCGCGTCTATGCCGAGGCCGGCATGCCGCAGCTGAGCCAGACCGCCTCGCACCCGGATTTCGTCAAGATCAGCCCCTGGCAGTTCCGCAACATCACGACGCAGGCCTATGAGGGCCCACATGTCGCCCGCTGGATGGCCTCGCAGGGGGTGAAGCGTGTGGCTGTCGTTGCGATCCAGAATGACTGGGGCCAGTCGGTCGTCTCGAACTTCGCCGATGCGTTCCGCGCCTTGGGCGGCGAGGTGGTAGCCACCCAGATGTACAACCCCGGCAACCGCGAGTTCCGCGCGATTCTGACCGACATCGCCCGCGCCCGCCCCGACGCGATCTATCTCGGCATGTTCTACGAGGACGGCGCGGCGTTCCTGCAGCAGCGTCGGCAGCTCAACATCCGCGTGCCGGTCTACGGCACCTCCTCGATGTACGAGCCGAAGCTGATCGAGCTCGCGGGGCCAGGCGCGGAAGGCTTGTTCCTCTCCACCTCGTTCATGTCTGAGAGCCCTGAGCCTGCAGTCCGCGCCTATGTGGAGGAGTACAGGCGCCGCTACCGCTCGGAGCCGAACATGTTCAGCGCCCAGGCCTTCGACGCGGTCAACATCATGCTCGAGGCGATCGCGCGCGCCTGGCCCGACGTGACGCGCCAGCGGGTGCGCGACGAGCTTGCGAAGACGAAGGACTTCCCCGGCGTGACGGGAGTGACCACCTTCGACCCCGAGACGCGCGAGCCGTCGAAGACGCTCGCGCGCATGCAGATCCAGGACGGCAAGTTCACGCTGCTCCGCGACTGA
- a CDS encoding Bug family tripartite tricarboxylate transporter substrate binding protein: protein MIGRTAALRRPLLVAAALSFVLPAAAGAQGFPVAGKPVTLIGGFPNGSGTDIYSRKLAEPLARALGVPVVVDNRVGAGGNIAMDHVAKAAPDGHTILMGTSAMLAINPALYPRMPIDTMRDLAPVLALADVPNALTVAPERRPQFTDCRAVIAAAKAQPGRLTYASTGNGTSTHLAGAQFAAAAGLDLVHVPYRGGPFAMTALLGGEVDIFLHQTPALVGPYRQGQVRLLGVTSRTRLAAFPDVPTMAEACDLPGFETTTWYLLAVPAATPAAIVERLAAEVRKVIDEPSFVAWVKEQGLTPMTGGPVEARALLAADLPKWAEVVRRSGARVD, encoded by the coding sequence ATGATCGGTCGTACCGCCGCCCTGCGCAGGCCGCTTCTGGTCGCGGCTGCGCTCAGCTTCGTCCTGCCCGCAGCAGCGGGGGCACAAGGGTTTCCGGTCGCCGGCAAGCCCGTCACGCTGATCGGCGGCTTTCCGAACGGCTCGGGAACGGACATCTACAGCCGCAAGCTCGCCGAACCGCTCGCCCGCGCGCTCGGCGTTCCCGTGGTCGTGGACAATCGCGTCGGCGCCGGCGGCAACATCGCGATGGACCATGTGGCGAAGGCCGCGCCCGACGGGCACACGATCCTGATGGGCACCTCGGCGATGCTCGCGATCAACCCCGCCCTCTATCCGCGCATGCCCATCGACACCATGCGCGATCTCGCTCCCGTGCTCGCGCTCGCGGACGTGCCGAACGCGCTCACGGTCGCCCCCGAACGACGCCCGCAGTTCACCGACTGCCGCGCCGTGATCGCCGCGGCGAAGGCGCAGCCTGGCCGACTTACCTATGCGTCGACCGGCAACGGAACCTCCACACATCTCGCCGGGGCACAGTTCGCTGCCGCCGCCGGGCTTGATCTCGTGCACGTTCCCTATCGCGGCGGCCCGTTCGCGATGACGGCGCTGCTCGGCGGCGAGGTGGACATCTTCCTGCACCAGACGCCCGCCCTCGTCGGCCCCTACCGGCAGGGGCAGGTGCGGCTGCTCGGCGTCACGAGCAGGACGAGGCTCGCCGCCTTCCCCGACGTGCCGACCATGGCCGAGGCCTGCGACCTTCCCGGCTTCGAGACGACCACGTGGTATCTGCTCGCGGTCCCCGCTGCCACCCCTGCCGCGATCGTCGAGCGGCTCGCGGCCGAGGTGCGCAAGGTGATCGATGAGCCCTCCTTCGTCGCCTGGGTGAAGGAGCAGGGCCTGACGCCGATGACCGGGGGCCCGGTGGAGGCGCGGGCGCTGCTTGCCGCCGACCTGCCGAAATGGGCCGAGGTGGTGCGCCGCTCCGGCGCCCGCGTCGACTGA
- a CDS encoding ABC transporter ATP-binding protein — protein MPALLEIDRVTRRFGGLTAVDDVSGHVREGELVGLIGPNGAGKTTLFNVICGFTPPSSGEVRFAGTRISGLKPWRICRLGIGRTFQNLRVFPNMTVFDNVSVGAAGREGHSPLDALWRSAAARERSAAISRRSWAALERTGLADVAGELAANLSYGRRKYLEIARALATGPRLLVLDEPAAGLNDTETQALARFITSLAAEGLTILLVEHDMGLVMSICQRVMVLASGRKIADGTPEEVQRDEAVLEAYLGVAEEGA, from the coding sequence ATGCCCGCCCTGCTCGAGATTGACCGGGTGACGCGTCGCTTCGGTGGGCTCACGGCCGTCGATGACGTCTCGGGCCATGTGCGGGAGGGCGAGCTCGTCGGTCTGATCGGCCCGAATGGTGCCGGCAAGACCACGCTGTTCAACGTCATCTGCGGGTTCACGCCGCCCTCCTCCGGCGAGGTCCGATTCGCCGGCACACGGATCTCCGGGCTCAAGCCGTGGCGCATCTGCCGCCTCGGAATCGGGCGCACGTTCCAGAACCTGCGCGTGTTCCCGAACATGACGGTGTTCGACAACGTCTCGGTCGGCGCTGCCGGCCGCGAGGGGCACTCGCCGCTTGATGCGCTGTGGCGATCGGCGGCGGCGCGAGAGCGGAGCGCGGCGATCAGCCGGCGCTCCTGGGCGGCGCTCGAGCGCACCGGGCTCGCCGATGTCGCGGGAGAGCTCGCCGCCAATCTCTCCTACGGGCGGCGGAAATATCTCGAGATCGCGCGCGCTCTCGCGACCGGCCCGCGGCTTCTCGTGCTCGACGAGCCAGCGGCCGGGCTCAACGACACAGAGACGCAGGCGCTCGCGCGCTTCATCACCTCGCTCGCCGCCGAGGGGCTGACCATCCTGCTCGTCGAGCACGACATGGGGCTCGTGATGAGCATCTGCCAGCGCGTGATGGTGCTCGCCTCAGGCCGCAAGATCGCCGACGGAACGCCCGAGGAGGTGCAGCGTGACGAGGCGGTGCTCGAGGCCTATCTCGGCGTGGCGGAGGAGGGAGCGTGA